In one window of Armatimonadota bacterium DNA:
- a CDS encoding ABC transporter permease, with protein MEYLRLAVKNLLRRKVRTVLALVGIGVAVAVLYSLLEFQRGYEKGLNGELNQLGAHIMVVPKGCPYEAATIVLHGGKWPRYMEESYFDGIASTPGVSQAAPVLMDAIIDTAAKDSKIFLGITEDYGKLRPKWQVAGATFSDPKAREVILGASIADKLGLGAGDSFALRQDAGGRAAGKHDADLRVVGVLQRTGTQDDGFIFMPLHTLQELFELSGKIVVVLVRAERVDAASLERVTQNLRALGGNMNIFPLSELLNNASQLMQVTKVFVLAIVVVAIAIGAVGVLNTILMAVFERTKEIGMMKAIGASPRDVFALIWTETVVVCAVGGLLGVAAAVVSARGIEWFLRRALASQFSALPASTLIGVSPAIILTCIGLSIALGVAAGFYPAWRASAVKPIEAIRGAN; from the coding sequence ATGGAGTATCTGCGACTCGCTGTGAAGAACCTGCTGCGGCGCAAAGTCCGCACCGTGCTCGCGCTGGTGGGAATCGGCGTCGCGGTTGCCGTGCTCTACTCCCTGCTCGAATTCCAGCGCGGCTACGAGAAAGGCCTCAACGGAGAGTTGAACCAACTCGGCGCGCACATCATGGTCGTCCCCAAGGGCTGTCCCTACGAGGCGGCGACCATCGTGCTCCACGGCGGCAAGTGGCCGCGCTACATGGAGGAGAGCTACTTCGACGGCATCGCATCCACCCCCGGCGTGAGCCAGGCGGCGCCCGTACTGATGGACGCCATCATCGACACGGCAGCGAAGGACAGCAAGATCTTCCTCGGGATCACCGAGGACTACGGCAAGCTCAGGCCCAAGTGGCAGGTCGCCGGGGCGACGTTCAGCGACCCGAAGGCACGCGAGGTCATCCTCGGCGCGAGCATTGCCGACAAGTTGGGTCTGGGAGCCGGCGACTCTTTCGCGCTGCGCCAGGATGCGGGAGGGCGAGCCGCCGGCAAGCATGATGCCGACCTGCGGGTCGTCGGCGTGCTGCAGCGCACCGGAACTCAAGACGACGGGTTCATCTTCATGCCGCTGCACACGCTGCAAGAGCTGTTCGAGCTGTCGGGGAAGATCGTGGTCGTTCTGGTGCGCGCGGAGCGGGTGGATGCGGCAAGCCTCGAGCGGGTGACGCAGAACCTGCGCGCGCTGGGCGGCAACATGAACATCTTTCCGCTCTCGGAACTGCTCAATAACGCTTCGCAGCTCATGCAGGTGACGAAGGTCTTCGTGCTGGCCATCGTCGTCGTCGCCATTGCGATCGGCGCGGTGGGAGTGCTCAATACCATCCTGATGGCGGTGTTCGAGCGCACAAAAGAGATCGGCATGATGAAAGCCATCGGCGCGAGCCCGCGGGACGTCTTCGCGCTGATCTGGACGGAGACCGTAGTAGTCTGCGCGGTGGGTGGGCTGTTGGGCGTCGCCGCAGCGGTGGTGAGCGCGCGGGGGATTGAGTGGTTCCTGCGCAGGGCGCTGGCATCGCAGTTTTCGGCCCTGCCGGCGTCCACGCTGATCGGCGTCTCGCCGGCCATCATCCTCACGTGCATCGGATTGTCCATCGCGCTGGGCGTGGCGGCGGGGTTCTACCCGGCCTGGCGCGCGAGCGCGGTGAAGCCCATCGAGGCCATCCGGGGGGCGAACTGA